A single window of Toxotes jaculatrix isolate fToxJac2 chromosome 4, fToxJac2.pri, whole genome shotgun sequence DNA harbors:
- the pcm1 gene encoding pericentriolar material 1 protein isoform X1, giving the protein MATGGTPLDDSSEELHNWTVTNSSLEDRLNNMDWGVQQKKANRSSEKNKKKLAAAVVESRLTNDISPESTPGAGRRRARTPHSFPHIKYTTQMSVPDQAELDKLRQRINFTDLDERSIGSDSQGRVTAANNQRQLAGENKKPYNFLPLHVNTNKSKELLPPSSSAPATPAITKETKKQSPGLRDTLTPVVPTKETPRLSHGGTERGPLLHRDYGRGEPRIDSSQVVSKLIQIREYISKASSMRDDLVEKNDVPANVERLSHLIDHLKEQEKSYLRFLQKMLARENEEDDVGTLDSAVGSSSLADSTSLNIEMRSSDASNAMDGRPEVVRADQKEELENLRKQHELLKKMLEQQEQLRALQGRQEALMAMQHSAEQALAVIEDTVVTETTGSVSGLSITSELNDELNDLIQRFHNQLHDSQTKAVPDNRRQAESLSLSREVCWSRAPQTVGPPQHRPLLHSASGPHTGLDTGATAASAKLTKLQELQDKKQTMDKILQELHSLRDQTLNNNSCRGLSTQCSLSMGGSSDCPSALCSNGASASTSFHPSLTQHQDSSNSTDKLKKLKEVHKRLNELRELVQYYEQTSDMMVDAVNENVKEDDDDEEEEEEDETEDGSMFEAMFDSEQENRQPVTNIRNPQRSGNWTDLNSLTNGRSVRSSGTNNRDSRLNTECEINNRSAANLRSLNIPSAIECQYNRDTPYNQVKDEDEDEDCLDNDAVAQAVTQDSEASGSSRRSSLGNDGGFPQKVHRQTAKQKLRQLQELVAMVQSDDTDGTTANEDETLHQQPNNTRATAARPLGGGSKNPGDLTLSSKAREKLYKEKLLQQKQELKQLHEERQRLIEIQGKIQDLQWACPDLQSSVSSTLSQQGLLKKVPVAVSTPATMPATMPATGPKTNSAVLKPTAPEAATSSVTDNEQLWSEMRRHQILREELRQRRKHLESLMAEHQRRSGLSDSPRRTDDQDSLATPSQPVSRDERTMATWGSTPCHLDDDDDDDDDDGDDDDDDNDEYHSEIGAEEEEEQEECAESSSDDDIHIYSSSRNQCSYSNRNNQGSNLKPPPAFAGEGSGHLHNKIKAKQQQQQQQSRSLNQSASQHGGTRRQENLRWASELSFAEGSCHWQEQVSQLQRQLDFSTSMCQTLLQDQQTLSYMLQTLLTGQYSLLPNNVSSPQVHLVMHQLNQCYTQLAWQQNNVQRLKQVLSDLLRQQQQQQQQQQPSSSASGWQTQKHGPSQESNSGPSASPGVFLPFSSTLHPSTNMSTAALSPFPPSFNLYPLFPPAMGEFPQGAVGHTAPDHQKQQLDPNTSIKTEYMSFPPPLQRSPLNTTTERGPAGWLNTSYTNNTVQHHPSKTQSQESPSSSPTFVNRHSRPQDFDQASQESFSSMPDPVDPTTITKTFKAGRKASAQANLASRSKTPNSKSRRRRSKGHNRNNEGHDSDSVSSTADFAQERAAPSRQKDQNQSLLDKLTQEKLDNKTKLGNKRNDLSSAYAWRTPFLSNRIACTEAPDASSDFSLFEALRETIYSEVATLISQNESRPHFLIELFHELQLLNTDYLRQRALYSLQDIVTRHLAEKSAAEDQLPPLGPVVWAAGSQSELTPSESLATSDAEVVEKNLKLTQDTMKKRDDAESVDNDSTMSTSSNLEPFANDDLGNTVIHLDKALARIREYERMKLKAEFNPCNASTADSEVSHAEHPSANPGEPVEGGATGDVRCPQIDTQQLDRQIKAIMTEVIPFLKENMDEVCSLQLLTSVRRMVLTLTQQNDESKEFVRFFHKQLGGILQDSLSKFVGRTLKDCGEDLLVEISEILFNELAFFRLMQDLDNSSSIALAAKHKNKKKAEQSSKAKHSLKDQDEAEQEGDSTLQELYLQTEMKNNRSSEASEVEEEDEDEGVGQGMPLSISLSKAETQPLTNYGSGEDENEEEEIEEFEAGPVDVQTSLQASADGQVEQEGTTASETLETKTEQRSSENNEVGTANSTGDEHTLAACQNPEEESKAEAAASEENTAVSQEGQEVPKESTTTSSPDTDSPVMINVDEMGSGNTSQKSDEEDFVKVDDLPLQLTVMCEEELQKRIVEEQQNNNLSVEILNGNTESLTGLVGNAEALKEPDTVGAQSV; this is encoded by the exons AGGAGCATCGGCAGTGACTCCCAGGGGCGTGTCACAGCTGCCAACAACCAGCGCCAGTTAGCTGGAGAGAATAAGAAACCCTACAACTTCCTACCTCTGCATGTAAACACTAACAAAAGCAAGGaactgctccctccctcctcttcggCCCCAGCCACCCCAGCAATCACCAAGGAAACCAAGAAGCAGAGCCCAGGACTCAGAGATACGTTAACCCCTGTCGTTCCTACCAAGGAAACTCCAAGGCTCAGCCATGGTGGCACAGAGAGAGGGCCCTTGCTGCACAGAGATTATGGGAGAGGAGAGCCAAGAATAGACAGCAGCCAG GTGGTGAGCAAACTGATACAGATCCGGGAGTACATCAGTAAGGCCAGCTCCATGAGGGATGACCTGGTGGAGAAGAATGATGTGCCGGCCAACGTGGAGCGTCTTTCTCATCTCATCGACCACCTCAAGGAGCAGGAGAAGTCCTATTTGCGGTTCCTGCAGAAAATGCTG GCGCGGGAGAATGAGGAGGATGACGTGGGGACCCTGGACTCTGCAGTGGGCTCCAGTTCACTGGCAGATAGCACGTCTCTTAACATTGAGATGCGCTCTTCAGATGCCTCAAATGCAATG GATGGTAGGCCAGAAGTTGTACGTGCTGACCAGAAGGAAGAATTAGAGAATCTGCGTAAGCAGCACGAGCTGCTGAAGAAGAtgctggagcagcaggagcagctcaGGGCCCTGCAGGGCCGGCAGGAAGCTCTAATGGCCATGCAGCACAGTGCAGAACAGGCACTTGCTGTGATTGAAGACACTG tTGTCACAGAAACCACAGGCAGTGTTTCAGGCCTGAGCATCACATCAGAACTGAATGATGAGTTAAACGATTTGATCCAGCGGTTCCACAACCAGCTACATGACTCTCAG ACTAAAGCAGTGCCAGACAACCGTCGCCAAGCAGAGAGTCTTTCCCTCTCCAGAGAGGTGTGCTGGTCTAGGGCTCCCCAGACTGTTGGCCCACCTCAACACAGGCCACTCCTCCACTCTGCCTCTGGGCCACACACAGGGCTAGACACTGGAGCAACAGCGGCCAGTGCAAAACTCACCAAGCTCCAAGAACTCCAAGACAAAAAGCAAACCATGGATAAGATCCTGCAGGAGCTGCATTCACTCAGAGACCAGACTCTCAATAATAACTCAT GTCGTGGCTTGTCAACACAGTGCAGTCTGAGTATGGGAGGATCCTCAGATTGTccatctgctctctgctctAATGGGGCCTCAGCTTCCACTTCCTTTCATCCTTCACTCACACAACACCAGGACAGCTCTAACTCCACAGACAAGCTCAA GAAGCTAAAGGAGGTCCACAAGCGTTTGAATGAGCTGCGGGAGTTAGTTCAGTACTATGAGCAGACTTCTGATATGATGGTGGATGCGGTCAATGAGAATGTgaaagaggatgatgatgatgaagaggaggaggaagaagatgagaCAGAGGACGGCTCTATGTTTGAGGCCATGTTTGACTCTGAGCAGGAGAACCGCCAGCCTGTAACTAACATCAG AAACCCTCAGCGCAGTGGGAACTGGACAGACCTGAACAGCCTGACAAACGGGCGCAGTGTCAGGAGTAGTGGCACTAACAACCGGGACAGCAGACTCAACACTGAGTGTGAAATCAACAACCGTTCAGCAGCCAACCTTCGCAGCCTCAACATCCCCTCAGCCATAG AGTGTCAGTACAACAGGGACACACCTTATAATCAAGTGAAGGAcgaggatgaagatgaggactgTCTTGACAATGATGCAGTGGCACAGGCTGTGACTCAAGACAGTGAGGCATCGGGGtccagcaggaggagcagcctgGGGAACGATGGAGGTTTTCCCCAAAAGGTTCATCGACAGACAGCGAAGCAGAAACTACGGCAGCTGCAGGAACTGGTGGCCATGGTTCAG AGTGATGACACAGATGGTACAACAGCTAATGAGGATGAAACTTTACACCAACAACCAAATAATACCAGAGCTACTGCAGCTAGGCCACTTGGGGGTGGATCTAAGAATCCCGGAGACCTAACCCTCTCCAGCAAGGCCAG GGAGAAGTTATACAAGGAGAAACTTCTTCAGCAGAAACAGGAATTGAAGCAGCTCCATGAAGAGCGCCAGAGACTCATTGAAATTCAAGGCAAGATCCAGGACTTGCAGTGGGCTTGCCCTGACCTCCAG TCATCAGTGTCTAGCACATTGAGTCAGCAGGGTTTGCTCAAAAAGGTCCCAGTTGCAGTTTCCACTCCGGCCACTATGCCGGCCACTATGCCGGCCACTGGACCAAAAACCAACTCGGCTGTGCTCAAACCCACTGCTCCAGAAGCAGCTACTTCTTCAGTCACTGACAATGAG CAGCTTTGGTCAGAGATGCGTCGCCACCAGATCCTACGGGAAGAACTGCGCCAACGCAGAAAGCACTTAGAGTCCTTGATGGCTGAACACCAGAGGCGCAGCGGTCTCAGTGACTCTCCCCGTCGGACTGATGACCAAGATAGCCTTGCTACACCCTCACAACCTGTCAGTAGGGATGAAAG GACAATGGCAACCTGGGGTTCCACTCCCTGCCaccttgatgatgatgatgatgatgatgatgatgatggtgatgatgacgacgacgacAATGATGAGTATCACTCAGAGATCGGcgctgaggaggaagaggagcaggaagaaTGTGCAGAGAGCAGCTCTGATGATGACATCCACATCTACTCTTCAAGCAGGAACCAGTGCTCATACAGTAACAGGAATAATCAAGGAAG taACCTGAAGCCTCCACCAGCCTTTGCAGGTGAGGGTAGTGGACATCTTCATAACAAGATCAAggccaagcagcagcagcagcagcagcagtccagAAGTTTGAACCAGTCTGCGAGCCAGCATGGTGGTACACGACGGCAAGAAAACCTGCGCTGGGCTTCAGAACTTTCCTTTGCTGAGGGCTCATGCCACTGGCAGGAACAGGTCAGCCAGTTGCAGAGACAGCTGGACTTCAGCACCAGCATGTGTCAAACACTCCTTCAGGACCAGCAG ACACTGTCATACATGTTGCAAACACTGCTGACAGGTCAGTACAGCTTGCTACCCAACAACGTGTCATCACCACAGGTCCACCTGGTCATGCACCAACTCAACCAGTGTTACACCCAGCTGGCTTGGCAGCAAAACAACGTACAAAG ACTAAAGCAGGTCCTAAGCGACCTACTtcgccagcagcagcagcagcaacaacagcagcagccttcctCTTCAGCATCAGGTTGGCAAACACAGAAGCACGGCCCATCCCAGGAATCCAACTCTGGTCCCTCAGCCTCTCCTGGTGtcttcctccccttctcctctaCCCTGCATCCTTCAACAAACATGTCAACAGCTGCCTTATCCCCGTTCCCTCCCA GCTTTAACTTGTATCCACTGTTCCCTCCTGCCATGGGTGAGTTCCCTCAGGGTGCGGTAGGTCATACTGCACCTGACCACCAGAAGCAGCAATTAGACCCGAACACCTCTATCAAAACGGAGTACATGAGTTTCCCCCCTCCACTGCAGCGCTCTCCTCttaacacaacaacagaaagagG ACCAGCTGGCTGGCTTAACACTTCCTACACAAACAACACCGTCCAGCATCACCCAtctaaaacacaatcacaagagtcgccctcctcctcccctacTTTTGTGAACCGCCACTCCAGACCTCAAGACTTTGACCAGGCTTCACAGGAAAGCTTCAGCAGCATGCCCGATCCTGTTGACCCCACCACCATAACAAAGACTTTCAAAGCTGGTCGTAAGGCCTCTGCACAAGCCAACCTAGCCTCCCGAAGCAAGACTCCCAACTCTAAGAGTCGTCGCAGAAGGAGCAAAGGGCACAACAGGAACAATGAAG gccacgacagtgacagtgttaGCAGCACTGCAGACTTTGCCCAGGAGAGGGCAGCCCCTTCTCGTCAGAAGGATCAGAATCAGAGTCTGCTGGACAAGCTAACTCAAGAGAAACTAGACAACAAGACTAAGCTTGGGAATAAAAGAAATGACCTCTCCTCCG CGTATGCTTGGAGAACACCCTTCCTCTCTAACAGAATTGCATGCACAGAAGCACCAG ATGCAAGcagtgacttctctctgttcgAGGCTCTGAGGGAGACGATTTATTCTGAGGTGGCTACCTTGATATCACAGAATGAGTCCCGACCTCACTTTCTCATCGAGCTCTTccatgagctgcagctgctcaacACAGACTACTTACGGCAGAGGGCACTCTATTCCCTCCAG GATATAGTGACCAGGCACCTGGCAGAGAAGAGTGCAGCTGAGGACCAGCTGCCTCCTCTTGGTCCTGTGGTGTGGGCTGCAGGTTCTCAGTCTGAGCTGACACCCAGTGAGAGTCTGGCTACTAGTGATGCA gaggtggtggagaaaAACTTGAAGCTCACACAGGACACAATGAAGAAGAGGGATGATGCAGAATCTGTGGACAATGACAGCACCATGTCAACCTCCTCCAACCTGGAGCCATTTGCTAATGATGACCTGG GCAACACGGTGATTCATTTAGACAAAGCTCTGGCCAGGATTAGGGAGTATGAGCGCATGAAGCTTAAAGCTGAATTTAACCCCTGCAACGCCAGCACTGCAGACTCTGAAGTCTCACATGCTGAACATCCTTCCGCTAACCCTGGTGAACCAGTGGAAG GGGGTGCGACTGGTGACGTGCGCTGTCCTCAGATTGACACGCAGCAGTTGGATCGTCAGATCAAAGCCATCATGACAGAAGTCATACCCTTCCTTAAG GAGAACATGGATGAGGTGTGCTCCCTCCAGCTGTTGACATCTGTGCGGCGCATGGTTCTTACTCTCACACAACAAAATGATGAAAGCAAGGAGTTTGTCCGCTTTTTCCACAAACAGCTGGGAGGCATCCTGCAG GACTCTCTTAGCAAATTTGTTGGCCGCACTCTGAAGGACTGTGGAGAGGACCTTCTGGTGGAAATCTCAGAGATCCTTTTCAATGAACTGGCCTTTTTTAGGCTCATGCAGGATttggacaacagcagcagcatcgcTTTGGCagccaaacacaaaaataagaaGAAGGCTGAACAATCCAGTAAAGCAAAACACAGTCTCAAG GACCAAGATGAGGCTGAGCAGGAAGGTGATTCTACGCTCCAGGAGCTCtacctgcagacagagatgaagaacaACAGGAGCAGTGAAGCTTCAGAGGttgaagaggaagatgaggatgaagggGTTGGACAGGGAATGCCTCTGTCAATCA gtctctccaaaGCAGAGACTCAGCCCCTGACAAACTATGGCAGTGGGGAGGAtgagaatgaggaggaggaaatcgAGGAGTTTGAGGCCGGACCTGTTGATGTCCAAACTTCCTTGCAGGCTTCTGCTGATGGACAGGTAGAGCAGGAG GGGACAACAGCCAGTGAAACCCTggagacaaaaactgaacagaggAGTTCAGAGAATAATGAGG TTGGGACCGCGAATTCCACAGGAGATGAACATACCTTAGCGGCGTGCCAGAATCCAGAGGAGGAGAGTaaagctgaggctgctgcttcAGAAGAAAACACTGCGGTCTCTCAGGAAGGCCAGGAAGTCCCCAAGGAGTCAACCACTACCAGCAGTCcggacacagactcaccagtCATGATCAACGTAGAT GAGATGGGGTCAGGTAACACTAGTCAGAAGTCTGATGAGGAAGACTTTGTGAAGGTGGATGACTTGCCATTGCAGCTTACAGTCATGTGTGAG GAGGAGCTTCAGAAGAGAAtagtggaggagcagcagaataACAACCTGTCTGTGGAGATCCTTAATGGGAACACTGAATCGCTGACTGGGCTGGtgggaaatgcagaagcactgAAGGAACCAG acaCCGTTGGTGCCCAGAGTGTGTAA